One bacterium genomic window, GCGATCTTCTTCACGCGATTGTGGTCGTCCACGAAGACGACCCTTGGCCTGTGCTTCTTCATCGCCGCCCCGTCGTAGTGCGCGAAGCTCGTGATGATCACCAAATCGCCCTTCTTGGCCTGGTGCGCCGCCGCCCCGTTGATCTTGATCATGCCGGAGCCCCTCGCGGCCGGGATCACGTAGGTCTCAAAACGGTTGCCGTTGGTCACGTTCCAAACATGCACGTGCTCGTGGGCCACGAGACCCGCCGCCTTCATCAGATCGGTATCGATCGAACAGCTGCCTTCATAGTGCAGGTCGGCCTCCGTCACCCGGGCCCGGTGGATCTTGCATTTCAAAAGAGTGGTGTAAAAAGCCACATGAAAAGACTAATGTTTTGGCCGTAATGCGTCAAGGAGATCGACAGGAGGCATTCATGGCAGTTGCCCTGGACCTGGCCCGTCTGGGAGAAGGCCGGACCTCGCCCAATCCCACGGTGGGGGCGCTGGTCGTGAAGGACGGAACGATCGTCGGACGGGGTTTTCATCGGGGACCGGGGCAGCCGCATGCGGAGATCGAGGCGATTCGGGATGCATGTAGGGGCGAATCTCGTATTCGCCCCAAACGCGTCGGGCGACCCCTAACTACGGGGCTGCTGTCGCTGACACAGGGTTCGCGCCGAAACCGCGTTGCGTTGTACGTGACGCTGGAACCCTGCTGCCCCCCCAAAAAAGGCGGGCGCACGCCGCCCTGCACCGATGCCATCATCAAGAGCGGCATCCAAGACATCGTCATCGGCATGAAGGACCCCGATCCGCGCGTGTCGGGGCGGGGGATCGCGATCCTCCGCAAGGCGGGTCTCCGTGTGCGCGTGGGCATCCTGGAGAAAGAATGCCGGAGGCTCAACGAGGCCTACGTGACGCACCGGACGAAGAAACGGCCCTTCGTCACGTTGAAGATGGCGATCACTTCGGACGGAAAGGTGGGCTTGCGCGGGGAGGGCGATCACAAGGTTCGCCCGTACAAGATCACCGGCCCCGAGGCCGACGCCTACGTCCACGCCTTGCGCGACCGGGTCGACGCCATCCTGGTCGGCACGGGGACCGTCCTAACGGATGATCCCCGGCTCACGACGCGCTTGAGGGAACTCAAGGGCAGGGACCCGATCCGCGTCGTCTTGAACGGTCGCCGCCGGATTCCGCCGGAGGCGAGGATTCTCCGTCTCAAATCCGCGACCCCGACTTGGATCGCGACGTCCTTGACGAGAAAACGAACTTCGAAAGGCAGGGTCGACCTCTCGGATCTTCTCCGCGCGCTTGCGCTTCGTGGCGTTTTGCATCTCCTGGTCGAAGGCGGTCCCACGGTCTGGTCGGCCTTTTTGGAAAAAAGGCTGGTGGACCGTCTGATCCGTTTCGTGGCCCCAAAACGCCTCGGGCCGCGAGGTCTTCCCGCGCTTCCGCCTTCGTCCCGGGCCTCGAAAATCCTGGGTTCCAAGGCCCGAAGCGCCCGGCGGATCGGCCGCGATCTCCTGCTCGAAACGGATCTCTGAAAAACCTCTGTATACGGATGGTTACGCGATGAATCCGGGCACGCAACCGGTGCTCTTTTCCATGCCGATGCTTATTCTAGACCTGCAGTCGGAGACCGCTTGAAAAAAGGGTGTTTTTTGACACAGGGACAGCGGGGAATGGTCAGAAAAAATAAGTAGAATCAGTAAGTTACGAACTGATCGTCAGAATGGGCATGGGCACGGGGATTGCACCAATAATTCAAAGGCAAGGACACGACATGAAAAAGCGGATTTTTTTCTCTCTCCTCATCAGTTCCGTCATTTTCCTGGCCGCCGGCTGCGGGGGCGGGAAGAGTCTCAGCGGGACCGACAACAAGCTGACCGGTCAGTGGGTCGCTGAGAAACTGAACGCCAAGGGCGACCGCATCCTCCTCGTCTTCAACGAGGAGTCCATCAAGGTCCCCGCCAACCCGGCCGACGACAACCCGTACAACCCCTACGACAAGCCGAATACCAAGGACCCGCACAGCATCCGTATCGTGGCGATCCGCCCGGGCGGCGACACGTTCAGCGTCGACGTCGGCGTATACGACATCGAGAAGAACAAGATCCTCTTTGACCTGTCGGAGATCTCGGACTTTGAGAGCCCCTATACCGTGACGGAGCCGACCGCCGAGGCCCCGGGCCAGTTGACCCTGGGCACCGAGGTCTACTTCAAGGTGACGGGCAACCTGGACGGCCCGCAGTTGGGGGGCCAGATCCAAGTCTCGCAGACCGTCGGCGACGAGGGCGTGACGGTGAGTTCGGTGAAGACATCGAGTATGGCGGGCCGGCCCATCCGAAATAGGATTCTTGTGAAATTCAAGCCGGAGGGCAGCGGAGGGGGTGGCGATCTGGGATCCCCTTCCCCTGCGGCCCTGACGGTCTCATCGGTTTCTAGCAAGCTCTCAACGGCGCTTTCCACGGTGATGGTAAACAACGTGGTCCAACGGGCGGGTTACAGCAGGATCGACCTCCGTGAACTCATGCCTCTAGGGCTTGCGTCGTTGACCGTCGCGGGGGCGCCAAGAACGCTTTCTGAGATTGCCGCCGCCAGGGTTGATGCCCTGGATCAGCTCAATGTGGAAGGCGAAAAGGCCCTTGAGACGTTGAAAAAAGATCCCACCGTGGAATGGGCCGTGTTCGACCGCGTGTTGGGCATCGCTTCCTTCGCCGAGCCAACCGACACCCTGTATGCGGAGCAGTGGAATCTCGACGCGATGAACGTGACGGACGCCTGGGCGGCGGTGACGCCCACCAAGGAGGTCGTCGTGGCCGTGATCGATACGGGCATCGTCGACCACCCGGAACTCACGGGCAAGGTCCTCAAGACCGACGGCTACGACTTCGTCCACGACAAGATCCCCGGCATCGAGGATCTGGACCTCGACGGAGTGCCCGGGCCCGACAACGACCCGACCGACCCCGGCGACCACCAGACCGGTT contains:
- the panD gene encoding aspartate 1-decarboxylase, which codes for MAFYTTLLKCKIHRARVTEADLHYEGSCSIDTDLMKAAGLVAHEHVHVWNVTNGNRFETYVIPAARGSGMIKINGAAAHQAKKGDLVIITSFAHYDGAAMKKHRPRVVFVDDHNRVKKIAHKSGSGDPLPVI
- the ribD gene encoding bifunctional diaminohydroxyphosphoribosylaminopyrimidine deaminase/5-amino-6-(5-phosphoribosylamino)uracil reductase RibD gives rise to the protein MAVALDLARLGEGRTSPNPTVGALVVKDGTIVGRGFHRGPGQPHAEIEAIRDACRGESRIRPKRVGRPLTTGLLSLTQGSRRNRVALYVTLEPCCPPKKGGRTPPCTDAIIKSGIQDIVIGMKDPDPRVSGRGIAILRKAGLRVRVGILEKECRRLNEAYVTHRTKKRPFVTLKMAITSDGKVGLRGEGDHKVRPYKITGPEADAYVHALRDRVDAILVGTGTVLTDDPRLTTRLRELKGRDPIRVVLNGRRRIPPEARILRLKSATPTWIATSLTRKRTSKGRVDLSDLLRALALRGVLHLLVEGGPTVWSAFLEKRLVDRLIRFVAPKRLGPRGLPALPPSSRASKILGSKARSARRIGRDLLLETDL